In Candidatus Hydrogenedentota bacterium, the following proteins share a genomic window:
- a CDS encoding DUF1559 domain-containing protein → MNRKNRQGFTLIELLVVIAIIGILAAILLPALARAREAARRSSCQNNLKQFGLVCKMYAGEASGLFPPEVLFSCNPADRQPDPDFVVDGLAIFPEYLNDPATLLCPSATSGTDVEKVYDNADNLAAVISSNDFNPATPSFGVSPTEGVPNKKFYPCEFDSASVSYVYIGWLADMNGVTDQPDSSVNLAGIPMDESGSTQAQIAIAISPFAPILAGMAGIDQARKSKTARHNDVTVPAGTVPTVQREVKMWKLKEGIERFMITDINNPGASSKAQSEIWVSADFIDVNPDEFSHVPGGCNVLYMDGHVEFIRYPGRWPVSKVFAARHPLSMLTRISHHN, encoded by the coding sequence ATGAACCGGAAAAACAGGCAAGGATTCACCCTCATTGAACTGCTCGTGGTGATCGCCATCATCGGCATCCTGGCCGCCATACTGCTTCCCGCGCTGGCCCGCGCGCGCGAGGCCGCGCGGCGCTCAAGCTGCCAGAATAACCTGAAGCAGTTTGGCCTGGTCTGCAAGATGTACGCCGGGGAGGCCTCGGGGCTTTTCCCGCCCGAGGTGCTTTTCAGTTGCAACCCCGCCGACCGGCAGCCCGACCCCGACTTTGTCGTGGACGGTCTTGCGATATTCCCCGAATATCTGAACGACCCCGCAACACTTTTGTGCCCTTCGGCGACCTCGGGCACCGATGTGGAAAAAGTTTACGACAATGCAGACAATCTGGCCGCGGTCATTTCCAGCAATGATTTCAACCCGGCCACACCCAGCTTCGGCGTGAGCCCCACGGAGGGCGTTCCCAACAAGAAGTTCTATCCCTGCGAATTTGACAGCGCAAGCGTGAGCTATGTCTATATCGGCTGGCTCGCGGACATGAACGGCGTGACGGACCAGCCGGACTCCAGCGTCAATCTGGCGGGGATTCCCATGGATGAAAGCGGCTCCACCCAGGCGCAGATAGCCATCGCGATCAGCCCGTTCGCGCCCATCCTGGCGGGGATGGCCGGCATAGACCAGGCCAGAAAGAGCAAAACGGCGCGGCACAACGATGTGACGGTTCCGGCGGGCACCGTTCCCACAGTCCAGCGGGAGGTGAAAATGTGGAAGCTCAAGGAGGGTATCGAGCGGTTCATGATCACCGACATCAACAATCCGGGCGCCTCCTCCAAGGCCCAGAGCGAAATCTGGGTCTCCGCCGACTTCATTGATGTGAACCCCGACGAGTTCAGCCATGTGCCGGGCGGCTGCAACGTGCTGTACATGGACGGGCACGTGGAGTTCATCCGATATCCGGGCCGCTGGCCCGTCAGCAAGGTCTTCGCCGCGCGGCACCCCCTGTCCATGCTAACCCGGATATCTCACCATAATTGA